One Ricinus communis isolate WT05 ecotype wild-type chromosome 2, ASM1957865v1, whole genome shotgun sequence DNA segment encodes these proteins:
- the LOC8274668 gene encoding BRISC and BRCA1-A complex member 2 isoform X1: MSFDGFPPFISAQLQYLLNHYTHAIKVEQVWSGSKYYPGSLDRFTLLIPYCLDYLKWDIIYNVEFPLAAPDVIFGPEDENFHPFHLVVGEVADSRLVNNSLTDWNNKDPTRLLALIEELRDNYMSYQKKRVGEVDDDRLKFEISTILSREGIEMHMSSGFEKPEEVKFAVPLMDMNINKMVFACPWRHPQKIYLQVIYPVGRKYVSAPSAPRLKLMSTTELKALFSIDDVKLPPWLDGMCMAEYLPNLEELLQRQVSEAVSLIDVRRCFIEALAPLFGRPLEADPVFCRKATFLAASGPFTFLVHLYLSTQFPKQQPSLMLQSTQHFNTHGTPVKSSLLADYPWSPRWEISQMAERIFDFLVDESLNFKRHCNEPQVQH, from the exons ATGTCGTTTGACGGATTTCCTCCTTTCATCTCCGCTCAGCTGCAGTACCTCCTCAACCACTATACCCACGCGATCAAG GTTGAGCAGGTGTGGTCAGGTAGCAAGTACTACCCTGGAAGTCTCGATCGGTTCACATTGCTCATTCCTTACTGCCTGGACTATCTCAAAT GGGATATTATATACAATGTCGAGTTTCCATTAGCTGCCCCTGATGTTATATTTGGACCTGAAGATGAAAACTTTCATCCATTTCATCTAGTCGTCGGCGAGGTAGCAGATTCAAGGTTAGTCAATAACAGTTTGACTGATTGGAATAACAAAGATCCAACACGGTTGTTGGCTCTTATTGAGGAATTAAG GGATAATTACATGTCCTATCAGAAGAAGCGCGTCGGTGAAGTTGATGACGATCGATTGAAGTTTGAAATTAGCACTATTTTATCTAGGGAG GGGATCGAAATGCATATGAGTTCAGGTTTTGAAAAG CCAGAGGAGGTCAAATTTGCAGTGCCTTTAATGGacatgaatataaataaaatggtaTTTGCATGTCCCTGGAGACATCCGCAAAAGATATACTTACAG GTTATATATCCTGTCGGTAGAAAGTATGTGTCTGCTCCTTCAGCACCTCGTCTGAAATTAATGTCCACAACTGAATTGAAAGCTCTATTTTCTATCGATGACGTTAAACTTCCTCCATGGTTGGATGGAAT GTGCATGGCTGAATATCTTCCCAATCTAGAAGAACTCCTTCAGAGACAG GTCTCAGAGGCAGTTTCATTAATTGATGTGAGAAGGTGCTTTATTGAGGCATTAGCCCCATTGTTTGGAAGGCCGCTAGAAGCTGATCCA GTTTTTTGCAGAAAAGCTACATTTCTTGCTGCCTCTGGACCTTTTACATTCCTG GTGCATCTTTACCTTTCAACTCAGTTTCCGAAACAACAGCCATCTCTGATGCTTCAAAGTACTCAG cATTTCAATACTCATGGCACACCAGTCAAGTCATCTCTTCTAGCTGATTATCCATGGAGTCCAAGATGGGAAATATCACAAATGGCAGAGCGTATCTT TGACTTTTTGGTGGACGAATCCCTGAACTTCAAAAGGCACTGCAACGAACCCCAAGTACAACACTAG
- the LOC8274668 gene encoding BRISC and BRCA1-A complex member 2 isoform X2 encodes MSFDGFPPFISAQLQYLLNHYTHAIKVEQVWSGSKYYPGSLDRFTLLIPYCLDYLKWDIIYNVEFPLAAPDVIFGPEDENFHPFHLVVGEVADSRDNYMSYQKKRVGEVDDDRLKFEISTILSREGIEMHMSSGFEKPEEVKFAVPLMDMNINKMVFACPWRHPQKIYLQVIYPVGRKYVSAPSAPRLKLMSTTELKALFSIDDVKLPPWLDGMCMAEYLPNLEELLQRQVSEAVSLIDVRRCFIEALAPLFGRPLEADPVFCRKATFLAASGPFTFLVHLYLSTQFPKQQPSLMLQSTQHFNTHGTPVKSSLLADYPWSPRWEISQMAERIFDFLVDESLNFKRHCNEPQVQH; translated from the exons ATGTCGTTTGACGGATTTCCTCCTTTCATCTCCGCTCAGCTGCAGTACCTCCTCAACCACTATACCCACGCGATCAAG GTTGAGCAGGTGTGGTCAGGTAGCAAGTACTACCCTGGAAGTCTCGATCGGTTCACATTGCTCATTCCTTACTGCCTGGACTATCTCAAAT GGGATATTATATACAATGTCGAGTTTCCATTAGCTGCCCCTGATGTTATATTTGGACCTGAAGATGAAAACTTTCATCCATTTCATCTAGTCGTCGGCGAGGTAGCAGATTCAAG GGATAATTACATGTCCTATCAGAAGAAGCGCGTCGGTGAAGTTGATGACGATCGATTGAAGTTTGAAATTAGCACTATTTTATCTAGGGAG GGGATCGAAATGCATATGAGTTCAGGTTTTGAAAAG CCAGAGGAGGTCAAATTTGCAGTGCCTTTAATGGacatgaatataaataaaatggtaTTTGCATGTCCCTGGAGACATCCGCAAAAGATATACTTACAG GTTATATATCCTGTCGGTAGAAAGTATGTGTCTGCTCCTTCAGCACCTCGTCTGAAATTAATGTCCACAACTGAATTGAAAGCTCTATTTTCTATCGATGACGTTAAACTTCCTCCATGGTTGGATGGAAT GTGCATGGCTGAATATCTTCCCAATCTAGAAGAACTCCTTCAGAGACAG GTCTCAGAGGCAGTTTCATTAATTGATGTGAGAAGGTGCTTTATTGAGGCATTAGCCCCATTGTTTGGAAGGCCGCTAGAAGCTGATCCA GTTTTTTGCAGAAAAGCTACATTTCTTGCTGCCTCTGGACCTTTTACATTCCTG GTGCATCTTTACCTTTCAACTCAGTTTCCGAAACAACAGCCATCTCTGATGCTTCAAAGTACTCAG cATTTCAATACTCATGGCACACCAGTCAAGTCATCTCTTCTAGCTGATTATCCATGGAGTCCAAGATGGGAAATATCACAAATGGCAGAGCGTATCTT TGACTTTTTGGTGGACGAATCCCTGAACTTCAAAAGGCACTGCAACGAACCCCAAGTACAACACTAG
- the LOC8274667 gene encoding tubulin beta chain, whose product MREILHVQGGQCGNQIGSKFWEVICDEHGVDPTGRYNGDGSSDLQLERINVYYNEASGGRYVPRAVLMDLEPGTMDSIRSGPYGQIFRPDNFVFGQSGAGNNWAKGHYTEGAELIDAVLDVVRKEAENCDCLQGFQVCHSLGGGTGSGMGTLLISKIREEYPDRMMLTFSVFPSPKVSDTVVEPYNATLSVHQLVENADECMVLDNEALYDICFRTLKLSTPSFGDLNHLISATMSGVTCCLRFPGQLNSDLRKLAVNLIPFPRLHFFMVGFAPLTSRGSQQYISLTVPELTQQMWDAKNMMCAADPRHGRYLTASAMFRGKMSTKEVDEQMINVQNKNSSYFVEWIPNNVKSSVCDIPPKGLRMASTFVGNSTSIQEMFRRVSEQFTAMFRRKAFLHWYTGEGMDEMEFTEAESNMNDLVAEYQQYQDATAEEDVEYEEGDEENYEG is encoded by the exons atgaGAGAGATCTTGCACGTTCAAGGAGGCCAATGTGGAAACCAAATTGGCTCCAAATTCTGGGAAGTTATTTGCGACGAGCATGGTGTTGATCCTACCGGACGCTATAACGGAGACGGTTCTTCCGATCTCCAACTCGAGAGAATCAATGTGTATTACAATGAAGCTTCCGGTGGGCGTTATGTACCTAGGGCTGTTCTTATGGATCTTGAACCTGGCACTATGGATAGTATCAGATCCGGTCCTTACGGACAGATCTTTAGGCCTGATAACTTCGTGTTTGGCCAATCTGGTGCTGGTAATAATTGGGCTAAAGGTCATTACACTGAGGGAGCCGAGTTGATTGATGCTGTTCTTGATGTTGTTCGTAAAGAGGCTGAGAATTGTGATTGCTTGCAAG GCTTTCAGGTATGCCACTCGCTTGGAGGAGGAACAGGTTCCGGTATGGGTACTCTACTTATTTCGAAGATCAGAGAGGAATACCCAGACAGGATGATGCTTACATTCTCTGTTTTCCCCTCACCGAAGGTTTCAGACACAGTTGTAGAACCTTACAATGCCACTCTCTCTGTGCATCAGTTGGTAGAGAATGCTGATGAATGTATGGTACTTGACAATGAAGCGCTTTATGACATATGCTTCAGGACTCTGAAGCTCAGCACTCCAAGCT TTGGTGACCTGAACCACTTGATCTCTGCTACTATGAGTGGTGTAACATGCTGCCTGAGGTTCCCTGGACAGCTCAATTCAGATCTTCGCAAGCTGGCTGTAAACCTGATACCTTTTCCACGTCTCCACTTCTTTATGGTAGGGTTTGCACCACTCACTTCTCGTGGATCCCAGCAGTACATTTCCCTCACTGTTCCAGAGCTTACTCAGCAAATGTGGGATGCCAAGAACATGATGTGTGCTGCTGACCCTCGCCATGGCCGCTACTTGACTGCCTCAGCTATGTTTAGGGGAAAGATGAGCACCAAGGAGGTTGATGAACAGATGATCAATGTGCAGAATAAGAATTCATCGTACTTCGTGGAGTGGATTCCAAACAATGTGAAGTCTAGTGTGTGTGATATTCCTCCGAAGGGTTTGAGAATGGCATCAACTTTTGTGGGGAACTCTACATCCATCCAGGAAATGTTCAGGCGGGTGAGTGAGCAGTTCACAGCCATGTTTCGTCGCAAGGCTTTCTTGCACTGGTATACTGGGGAAGGCATGGATGAGATGGAGTTCACTGAAGCAGAGAGCAACATGAACGATTTGGTGGCAGAGTACCAGCAATACCAGGATGCAACTGCTGAGGAGGATGTTGAATATGAGGAGGGCGATGAGGAGAATTATGAGGGTTAA